A genome region from Hevea brasiliensis isolate MT/VB/25A 57/8 chromosome 9, ASM3005281v1, whole genome shotgun sequence includes the following:
- the LOC110653200 gene encoding uncharacterized protein LOC110653200, with product MALTSPEHTSVSVSGSGSDSPKRLSLGFLTSISSLMSLCAKHATRVSTKLKTTALSTHHHHDGVKTLKLLSLKSPLVRPKQLLMQISNKTIAFVHSKKRAADDDEDAVMGPEEFGDGGVWQKTILMGNKCQPLDFSGVIYYDSSGKQLNEIPLRSPLASPLPRYLTREKEIVES from the coding sequence ATGGCCTTAACATCACCTGAGCACACTTCCGTCTCCGTCTCCGGCTCCGGCTCCGACTCACCGAAGCGTCTGAGTCTGGGTTTCCTTACGTCTATATCATCCCTCATGTCTCTTTGCGCCAAGCATGCAACTAGAGTCTCCACCAAGCTCAAGACCACGGCCTTGTCCACCCACCACCACCATGACGGCGTTAAAACCCTAAAACTACTGTCGTTGAAATCGCCGCTTGTCCGCCCTAAGCAACTATTGATGCAAATAAGCAATAAGACAATCGCTTTTGTTCACAGCAAGAAAAGAGCCGCAGACGACGACGAGGACGCTGTGATGGGGCCTGAGGAGTTCGGGGACGGTGGGGTCTGGCAAAAGACGATCTTAATGGGGAATAAGTGTCAGCCGTTGGATTTCTCGGGTGTAATTTATTATGATAGTAGTGGGAAGCAACTTAACGAGATTCCTCTCCGATCGCCTCTTGCCAGTCCTTTGCCTCGGTACTTGACTCGAGAGAAGGAAATAGTAGAAAGTTga